ACCCGTCTGTCCAGCAATGGCATCTGCCTTGGTAGAAGGTAGATGGGTAATAAAAAATCCATTCTTGTCGTCTTGATAGCAATTCTAGGGTGTCTTAGCCCGGTTGCCGCCATACCTTCATCCGAGATAGATAAAGTTTATCGTCTGCTTATTCTGGATTCTCAGGCTGGAAGTCCCTATGAGGATGTTCGAAATTCACTCATAGAGACGCTGATGGAAAGAGGTTATCGGCAAGGAGATAACCTGGAGATCACTCATCACTATATCGACAACAGTGTGACTTTGGGTGTGGATATTTTAAAGCGTGAAATAACGGAAAATTATGATGTGGTGTATGTCGGAGGAACAGTAGCCACAATATCAGCTAAAAACGCACTCTTCGAAAGTGATGTGCCTGTAGTATTTGGTGCACCTACAGATCCTATCGGTATTGGTGTTATTGACAGCTTTGACCAACCGCCAAAAGTGAATTTCACCGGTGTCAGTTATCCTGTTCCAGTTAAGTCAAGATTTTTGTTCCTACGTCAACTAATGCCTGAATTACGCAGAGTTGGTTTGATCTATGCCGATATGCCTCAGTCTCAAAGTTACAATAGATGGATAAAAAGGCTTCTGATGGATGATCCTGCCTTTCATGACATTGAAGTTATTTTTCATCCATTACCGTTGATAACTGGTGATGATGGAGATGAACAGATGGCAAAGCTGGCAATCCCCATTATCAAGCAGATGAATAATCAGGTGGATGCTTTTTTAAAGCCCAATGACCAGTTAGGGGCAAGACAGCATTTTGCAGAGGTTGTCAAAACATACGGAAAAAAGCCGTTGATTGGTCTGGTTAAGAAAGATGTAGTTTCTGAATGGGGTGCGACAGCCGTTGTATTTCCATGTCTGGAGAGTATGGGACGTCAACTGGGCGAAATGGTATATGAACTGTTTGATGGTGTCCCAATTGAATTTATCGAACCTAAATGGCCTGCGCATTTTGGTTATGCTGTTGATTTAAATAAAACACAGCAATTTGGAATAAATGTACCGGTAGGTATTTTGCAACTTGCAGGAAAAAATATTATTAGATGACTATCTTTAAGGAGAGCATCTAAAAATCATGAAAATTTTGATTGCTTCATACAATAGATTGCCACGAGTAGACGCTTTGATCTCTGAGTTGGGTTTTTCTATGGCATATATCAGGGCATAGTCAAGTCACTCGTTATGGGTCTAAGTAGAAAAATTCTTATAATCACAATCGGTATACTGGCTATATCACTGTTAGTCAGTTCCATGCTTAATGTAATTAGCTTTCGAAGTAAGTATACAGATGCATTGTTAACAGGCAGTTTTGGCATCGGATATAGTATTGAAAGCCTGTTAACAGAATTATTGGCTTTAGGGCTACCGCTCGATTCGCTTTCAGGTATGGATAATAAACTGGTGGAAGTGGTAGAGAAAAATAGTCATATTGCTTATGCCGGTGTAACAGATGAGCTGGGCATTGTGCTTTTCCATAGCGATAACAGTTTAGTCGGACATCACTTTGCGGATTCGGTAGCACGAAAAATTCTCAACGAGAAGAGACCAATATGGCAGATTTATGATCGATTTGATGGTGAAAGATATTATGATGTTTCAATACCGCTGTTTGATCATGATAAAAATTATGTCGGTGTTGTAAGGCTCGGGTTTCTATCGTCTATTGTTGATCGAAAGGTGGAAGAGGCGATCGCGCAAATAATAATCAATGTTCTGGTTACCTTCCTTGTTATAGCAATTTTGCTTAATCTGTTTTTACGACGTTCTGTCATTGATCCAGTTAAACAGCTTTCTGGGTATGCCGAATCCATTGCTAATGGAAAATTTGATTCTGAATCAACAATTCGCAGTAAAGATGAGGTTGGAAGGCTGTCGTATTCATTGCATGAAATGGGTGGAATTCTACAAAAACAGATAAAAGAACTGAAAAAATCCGGGCGTGAACTGGAACAACGTATTGAGGTACGAACTCAAGAGTTGGCCGATATCAATCAGGATCTGAAAAAGAGTAACGATGGACTCAGTGAAGCTCTAGAGAGAGAAAAAAAACTATCCGATGCGCTTAGAAACAGTGAAGAGCGCTTCAGGATGTTGTTCGAAAAAAGCAAAGCGATCATGTTAACGATTGATCCAGGAAATGGTGCAATTCTTGCCGCAAATCATGCTGCAGAAATCTACTACGGTTACTATATCGAGCAATTGTTAAAGATGAATATCGGTGATATCAACGTGTTGACCGATACTGAAATAGCCCATGAGATGGATTTGGCAGAACGTGAAGAAAGAAATCATTTCTACTTTCAACACGCATTGGCAAGTGGTGAGATTCGAGACGTTGAAGTGCACTCAGGTCCGATAGACTGGGGAGGCAAACAAGTACTTTACTCAATAATCCACGATATTACCGATAGAAAAAAGGCCGAAGCTGAGTTAGACAGAATCGCACATTATGACTCTTTGACCGGACTTCCAAACCGCCTCTTGAAGTCAGATCGATTGAATCAGGCCATTGTAAGAGCGAAAAGAAGGGGGAGCCTGGTGGCCGTCTGTTATCTGGACCTCGACGGCTTCAAACCAATAAATGATACATATGGTCATGACACTGGAGATTTGGTGCTTGTTGAAGTCGCCCAACGATTGGAACATACCGTCAGAGGCGGAGATACTGTCTCAAGAATAGGTGGTGATGAATTTGTCATTATATTGACGGAGCTTGAAAGCCAGGACGGTTGTGAATTCATTCTGCAACGTGTAATGCAGGTGATTGAAGAGCCCATAATACTTCAGGATGTAGAATTAGTTGTATCCGCCAGTATCGGTTATACACTTTATCCTTCAGATGATTCAGATGCGGATTTGCTGCTAAGACATGCTGATCAAGCCATGTATGTGGCAAAGGAACGGGGTAAGAGCTGTATCCATCTGTTCGATCCAGAACAGGATCGACAAGTGAAAGCCTATCGTGAAAACTATGAACGTCTGCAAGAAGCCATTTTAAATGGTGAATTTGTCCTCTATTATCAGCCAAAAGTTAATATGTACAATGGTCAGGTAATTGGTATGGAGGCTTTATTGAGATGGATGCATCCAGAGCAGGGTATGCTTGCACCGGGGTCATTCCTGCACATCCTGACGGATACTGATCTGGAGATAGAGTTGGGGAGATGGGTAATAGACAGGGCACTGAAGCAATTGCAAGTATGGCAATCCAAAGGAATGGACTTAAGCGTGAGTGTAAATATCGGCCCGCATCATCTTCAACATTCCGGATTTGTTCATCATGTTAAGGAAGCGCTTATAAATTACGACTCTGTGGCTGCGAACAAATTAGAGCTTGAGATTTTGGAGACAACTTCCATCGAGGATTTAAGCCGTATAATTCAACCTTTGTTACATTGTCAGGAAATGGGTGTTCAGATAACCCTGGATGATTTTGGTACTGGTTATTCCTCACTGACCTATTTTCATCGTTTACCTGTTAACACGCTAAAGATTGATCAAAGTTTTGTGTGTGATATGTTGGAGGATCCTCAAGACTTGGCCATAGTCGAGAGTGTCGTTAGGTTGGCACTAGCCTTTCATCATCCGGTAATTGCTGAAGGAGTTGAAAGTATTGAACATGGAGCTGCCTTATTACGGCTTGGATGTCAGTTGGGACAGGGCTATGGTATCGCAAGACCCATGCCTGCCGAGAGTGTAGCGAACTGGATAGAGCAATGGCATGACGACACAGATTGGCAAAATTTAAAAAAGAGACTTGAGATTGATAGTAATACTGATATCAAAACAGTAATTGCTTCCCATCAACAGTGGTTATCACAATCTATTGAAACAATAACCAACACTGAATCCCATTCCAATTGGATATTTTCGGACAGTAACAGTTGTTCCTTTGGTCGTTGGTTCCACGGCGCTGGATATTTCAAGTATGGTCATTTAGAGCAGTATGGAAAACTCAGAAAGTGCCACGAACATATACATCTCTTGGTGGAGGAGTTGAATGAACTCTCAAACAGTGGTCAGCAGGAGCGTATGCTGCAAAAATTGGATGAGCTAAATGCAATGCATGACCAATTCGTCAATCAATTACAGAAGCTACTCTCAAAAATCGATTGAATATATTGTGTATATCTTGATGTCTCTTACTAATTGTTTGTTTTTAAAGTCAGTCTTATATGACGGTTTTAGTTTTATACTAGGTGGAAATTAATGGATTACGATAGGCGATTTTCCGGTATTTTACGCTTATACGGAAAACGGGGGTTTGATTTTATACGTGGTTCAAATATAGCTGTAGTTGGTGTCGGCGGTGTTGGTTCATGGGCAGTTGAAGGACTGGCTAGAAGCGGGATAGGTAACATAAGCCTGTATGATATGGATCACGTAGCAGAATCCAACATCAATCGACAACTTTCGGCATTAGAGAGTGAGCTGGGTAAAGCAAAAGTCAAAGTTCTTGCACAAAGGGTGGAGCAGATTAATTCGGAATGTAGGGTCAATGCAATTGAAGAGTTCGTTGAGGAGAAAAATCTACAACAGTTAATTGGAAATGAGTTCAACTATGTAATTGACTGTATCGATAACTACCGAACCAAAGCTGCTTTAGTTGCTTATTGTAAATCAAAAAAAATACCAATAATTACCGTTGGTGCTGCTGGTGGACAAATCGATCCTCTAAAAATTCGTAAAATAGATTTAAGTCGCAGCGAACAGGATCCATTACTATCAAAAACAAGAAAGCTTCTTAGACAGAATTATAATTTTTCTACTAATTTGAAGCGGCGATTTGGTGTGCCATGTGTATATTCTACTGAGCACCAGAGCGCACCTGTTGACTTAACATGTTTGGATAGTGATAAAGGATTTCAGAGTGATTTGAATTGTGCTGGTTATGGTTCTGTAATGACAGTAACAGCAACTTTTGGGTTGGTTGCTGTCTCCCATGTGCTGAGTTATTTAGCTGAAAAATAGATTATTTGTGAAACTTTTGTGCCATTGCGACAGTATAGGTTTTACCTTGTTTCAGTTTTTTATAGTCTCCAAAAATATCATTTAGGTTACGTTTCATGTATTGACGCAATCCATTAATAGTGACTACATAAAGTTTACCCCCTGAATTCAGTCTTGTGTATGCGTCATATAGAATCAGCGATAACATCTCTTTACCTACCTTGGCTGGAATATTCGAAGCGATTACATCAAATTTAGCTTTAGGGTCTATATGATCAAATGCATTGCTTAAAACCGCCTTTGCATTATTTAGATTGTTACGTACAGCGTTGGCATTAGCGTACTCAACTGCCATAAAGTCCTTATCTACTAAGAGAGTTTTGCCTTGATAGGCGCGCCGTGCCATATATAAACCGATAGGCCCATATCCGCATCCCAGGTCGAGGCAACTATCGCCAGGTTCGATCTCAAGAAGGTTAACCAAGAGTTGTGTACCAACATCAATTTCCTTGGGAGAAAATATACCCCAAGTGGAGTGAAAGATAAGATGCTCACCCGCTAAGTCGGTAGAAAATACGATATCCTTTCTAAGTTTATCCAGTTTGCTACTATCTTGCATACGAAGCTAATTGTAAGTTGATATTGTCGAAAGTGAAGTTTATAACAGAGGAGTTAAGGATGCTATCTATAATTTATTTCAGCTACTGATATCGAAGATTGATTCCAGTATGGTATTTGCATCATTGTAATCAATTGGAATCGGCCAGTAACTACCGTCTATTTCTAATACAAGTGAAGGGAAGCTGTATACACCCATCGTTCTACATTGTCCGATTTCTTTATGGAGTTGATTGGCTGTGACATCACTGCGAAAAACCTTTGAAAACTGACTGCCGTTGATTCCGATATTCATAGCCAGGTTTTCCAGTGTGTGATAATCAGAAGGGTTCATCGCGTTTAAATAATAAGCCTGTTGAATAGCGTAGATCATCTCATCTTCTTTTGACGAGTCGATCTCTCTTGCTGCGATGACAGACCTACAGGCAGGATATGTTGAGCGACGTGGTGTATTCTTCCTCCAGAAATCGTAATTGAAATCAGTGCCTGGTATTTTGGACTGGATTGTTTTCCAGGTTCCCTCTATTTTTCTACGCAAGTTGACGTCCATCGGTAGGTCAGAATCAGGTGCTAAACCACCTAAAAGGTATCTGGAAGATATTTCTGAAGGTAAATTATTTAACAATCGGTGGAGAGTGGGGCGGAATGCCCAGCACCAACTGCACATAGGATCATGTATATAATATAATTGTCGTTTCAAACTCATTTATTTTGAGAGAGTATTCTGATAAGTGCTCTTGGTTATAGTCAGTCAAGGATAATATGTATGGACGAAGTATCATAAATGATTATAGTATAAGCTCAATCAGAGTGCCGTTGGGTTTATTTCATATATGAGTGATCATTAAGCATAGATAGTTAAATAACTAAAAACCGGAATTAAGGATAATTGTAAAATAGTATAAAAATAACAGTGAGTGGTTAGAAAGGTCGGTATGAAATCAAGGACGAAATTCATAGTCATTATAATAATGTCATTTGTGCCTATAGCAGTAAATTCATCAGAAAAACATTGGCTCTCATTGGAAAGTGATGGTCTGTATATCCTTAAACTGTATGGATTGCCAAAAGGTGACTATATCACGGTCAATCTATTCTCTAGTGCTGTTAATGATAAGCAGACAGCAGCGAAGCAGTTTTTTACTTACACGGACAAAGACAAAAAAAGACTAATCAGAATAGATGCTCAGTACCATGTTCAACTGACAACAATACCGGGGTTGTCGGTAATAACAACAATGAGGCGATCCACTGATCAACTCGGTAAGTCGATACTTGTCCACTACCAGGCTTTTTATTTAGAAAACAAAAAGCAGATCTGGTACGTGAGAACAGAGTTAAACGATAGTTTGAGCTTATTGACTCAAAATTACAGTAAGATATTGGATCATGCATTTATAATAATGCAAATCAATAAAAATAGAGATGTGAATAACAATGGATAATATAATATGATAAATTATAAGTGATCAATAAGACATTGTATTATAAAGATAAGCTTCGGAGTAGGTGTGTTAAAAGCAGCGCTGTTAACTAAAATTGCATTTTGGATGACCGTCCTTGGTATTTTTGCGTTGATCACTCCAAATCCTGCCTGGCCAGAGTGGCTGGCTAGAATGGTTCTCTCAACCGGAATTGCTCTCGGCTTGGTTACAATAGGATTATCTTGGTGGAAAAGAAGATAGGTCGATTAGTTGTGTGATTCTTAGACATCCTTTCATTATTATTGGGTGCTATTAACCGAGAAATTCAGCAAAGATTACAATGGGTTAGTCTTTATGAAGAGTCTGGTGATGCAGGCTTTGTTTGCAGGCGATGCAGTATCTCTAGGCCCACTTTGAGAAAGTGGTGGCGTAGATATCAGGCCGATGGTCAAGAAGGCTTACAGAGCCACAGCAGACGCCCGCACTCATCACCCAACGCCATAATCACTATTGAGATGGAGACCTTACTTCTAGACCTTAGGAAATCCCGTAATCTTGGTGCAACACGACTTCAAAGTGAGTTATTGCGGCTCCACAATATTTCGCTATCACCCGCGTCAATTCATAAGGTTTTCAAAAAGCATCAGATAAAAACTGTCAAAAGTTTAGGAAAAAGTCCGATTTCATCAGGTATGAACGGCCCATTCCAGGTGACCGGGTTCAAATGGACACCTGTAAGATTGGCCCAGGTCTTTATCAATATACATCCATTGATGATTGCACCCGTTATAGGGTTTTACGCATCTATGAACGTCGTACGGTGGCAAATACACTAGATTTTAATGATGCAGTCACTGACGAGATACCGTTTCCTATTCAGCGTAAACAGACTGACCGAGGTAGAGAGTTTTTTGCGACCAAAGTTCAAGAAAAGTTGGTGGAACTGGGTATTATATTTCGTCCCAACAAACCAGGAACTCCTCATCTTAACGGCAAAGTTGAACGCTCTCAGAAGACAGATAAGGTAGAGTTCTACGCAACCAATGATACGTCTTCAGATGATCTTGATAACCTGCTGGCAGAAGGGCAGCACTACTACAACTGGGATCGTCCTCATGGCGCTCACAAAGGTAAAACGCCAATGGAGCGATACTTTGAACTATCTGAAGAAATGCCACTTTCTGAAGAAGCCAATGCTGACTATCAACCTTTAAAAGAGCGTATACAAGAAGCCAACTACAAGCTAGATTTGGAACTGGCCAGATTGAAACGATCTCTATAAATCACACATGCTGTTATACGCTATGCATAAGTTACATTAACCACACTTTGCAGAACAGCATCCTCACTGGCAAATCATGCTGCGCTCTCGCCTGTATCAATCGACCTCTCTACCTGTTCCAACAGATTTATAATGGTAGAGGATAGTGGTGCGATCTTAGTATAAAGTGCTTCAGCCTCATTCATATGACCACTCTCCTTTTTTTCTATGATCTTCTTGATTAATTCATGCAATTCATGGTGTGGTTTTTCTATTGAACGCATTTCAGGGATATCGCCATATTGATCCAATCCGTCACTGTAGTACCACTTACCCAAAACACAGTCATGATGCGAGACGGCCTCTTTGTGAGAGAGTGAGGACGTGCCATCCAGAAAAGAACGAAGTCTCGCCTTCCAGGCCAGGTGAGCCGATTTGGCAGCACTGAAGTCAAGCCCACTGTCTCCAGAAAACTTGAATTGTTGTATTACACTCTGAAGCGTAGAGGCGAGATTACCCAGTGAATTCACCGTTGCAGCTGTTGCATTTGCCTCATCAGCATTCAATTTACTGCTGTCCTTGATACTGCAGAGATTCTTGTTTATCTCTTCAGCAACAGTGCACTGCTGCTCAGCAGCAGTGGCAATTTGAGTGTTCATTTCACTGATTGTTTCAACAGCCTGATTAATTGTACCGAGAGATCGCAGTGCATCTTCAGTCAATTGAACATTTATATTGACCTTCTCCCGACCTGCCGACATGACTGAAACCGCTTCCTGAGTACCGTTCTGAAGCGACTGAATCATATTTTCAATCTCGCCAGTTGATTCGTGGGTTCGGGTAGCCAGGCTCCGTACTTCATCGGCTACCACAGCAAACCCTCGACCCTGTTCGCCAGCGCGGGCAGCTTCGATAGCTGCATTTAAAGCTAACAAATTGGTCTGCTCAGCAATGCTCTTGATTACATCAAGTACCCCACCAATTCTGAGGCTCTCCTGCTCCACATTGAGTATTGAGTCTTCTGCAAGTTTTACTTCGTCGGCTAGCTCCTTTACAGCAACAGATGTTTTTCGAACAATAGTGCATCCACTGTGCGCCTCCTTATTCGCTGTCAAAGCGGATTGCTCTGCAATCGATGCATTTTTAGCTACATTGCTGATACAGGCGGTCATTTGACTCATTGCTGTTGCAACCTGTTCAGTTTGTACCTCTTGATTCAATATGCCTTTAATTATCTGATTGGTATTATCGGAGGTTTGTGCCACTGACTCTATAACAGATTCAGTTGAGTGGGCGGTTTTTTTGATTAGTTCACGAATCTTGCTGACAAAAACATTGAAACTAGAGGCCAGTTGGGCTAACTCATCACGACCTGACTGGTCTAGTGTGATCATCAGATTGCCATCTCCGTCTGCAATATTCTGCATGGTACTTGCGGTATTCATGATGGGTTCGGATATGGATTTGGCAATAAACCAACTAATCCCAATACCTAAGGTTAATCCAAGGATGAACAATGCAATCACCAATTCAAATACAAATTGTGTACTATCTCTTAGTGAGGAACTGGTTTGATTGATGGAGGACTGAAGCTGACTGACAAGGCTAGAAAGGTTACCTTGGATTGACTGAAGGTTAACGTTCAGGTTGTTACGAACCAGTGCAGCATCACTGCGCCACTCATCCCCACCATGAATCTCAAGCAGTTTGGCATAATGTTCTTTAAAAGTAGCTATACTCTCTGCAACCCCTGTTATTGAATCGAGTTGATCAAGCGTCAAAAGGTCTTCCATCTTTATCAGGTTCTGTAACAGAGATTCAGCCTGTGTAAGGTAGAGGTCAATATTATTAATATTGTTGTCACTTCTAAAAGCGAGGTAACCTCTAACACCATTAATGACCTGACTCCAGCTATATCTTAGTTCGCTCAGATCAACGAGTAACTGTTTACGCTCTTCAGATGAATATTCATCCACTTCTGTCAGGATCATTTGCGAGGCTAATTGCATTACCGTGCGATTGATCGGATTTATGTGCTGATTCGCATAGTCGATTCCAGGAAAATTTTTTTCAAATGATGAGGTCTTTTGTTGCAATAGTTTGGCCGTTGCTTCAAATGCTCCAATATCATCTCTGAGGGAATTTAAAGGCTGATTAAAGTCAATCTCAGGATTGCGTACAGTCGCCTGTCTGAGTTCCTGTAAAATATCTTTACAGTTTTTGATCGCTCTCGTGTAATTCTGCAGGTGGTAATCTTCTTTCGTTACCATAAAGAAACCAAGTGACGCGGTGGCCTGTTCAATATGGAAGGTGAGATCTTTCGCTAGTAATAGGGTGGGTTGGCTGTCTACGACGACCTTCTCGACATTACTGTTAACCCCGTTCAAACTAATTAAAGTTACTGCTGTACTGATTGAAAAGAGTGAAAGAACCAGCCCGAAACCAAGCCATAGTTTTGTTTTGATCGATGAAAATATAGAGACAACTTGCATGCCGTTCTCCTGGAAATACCCTATAAAACAATTTGTTACCTGTTATATTTATTATTCCGCCAGGTAAAAATGTTGAGTCCCTACAAGCCGCCTGTAGGCATTATTAATTTGCTACAACTTATCTGGAATCCAGAAGATTTCCTTGAAGAACCGCTGATATGTTCGTCAACAGAGGTGTTTCACGAGAACTGCTTTTGGTCGCACCGGTTTGAAATTATCAGAGACTCCCTAGTTCTATAATTGATTCCATTTTCATAATCAATAATCGACGTGGACTGAAAAAACTTTAAGAACTATATGACTGATGAGTCGAAGTAAAGGATTTCATAATATTCACACATGGCACTGAACCGAACTAAAACCTGCTACTGTAATGAATAACTCAATGAAAAAGCTGACTTGCTGCTAAATAAACGGTGTAATATAAACGCCATGACATTATGAATTAAATGAGTATGAGATGGCCGTAATCCGATATTTTACCTGTATGACTATCACCAGGAAGGGTTATGGAGTGATATTTGGGTTTTTGCTGTTACTGTTCTGTCATATGGGAAATGCAGGATGGTTGGAAGCGGTTAATCCGCCCACGTTAACGGCAAAAATTGAATTGAATGACCTTAACAAGGTGCAGCACAATCTTTCTGAAGCGAAAGGGAAGGTTGTGCTGATTAATTTTTGGGCGAGCTGGTGTCCTCCCTGTATCGAGGAGATGCCTTC
This portion of the Candidatus Thiodiazotropha endoloripes genome encodes:
- a CDS encoding ABC transporter substrate-binding protein; amino-acid sequence: MGNKKSILVVLIAILGCLSPVAAIPSSEIDKVYRLLILDSQAGSPYEDVRNSLIETLMERGYRQGDNLEITHHYIDNSVTLGVDILKREITENYDVVYVGGTVATISAKNALFESDVPVVFGAPTDPIGIGVIDSFDQPPKVNFTGVSYPVPVKSRFLFLRQLMPELRRVGLIYADMPQSQSYNRWIKRLLMDDPAFHDIEVIFHPLPLITGDDGDEQMAKLAIPIIKQMNNQVDAFLKPNDQLGARQHFAEVVKTYGKKPLIGLVKKDVVSEWGATAVVFPCLESMGRQLGEMVYELFDGVPIEFIEPKWPAHFGYAVDLNKTQQFGINVPVGILQLAGKNIIR
- a CDS encoding EAL domain-containing protein, with the protein product MLNVISFRSKYTDALLTGSFGIGYSIESLLTELLALGLPLDSLSGMDNKLVEVVEKNSHIAYAGVTDELGIVLFHSDNSLVGHHFADSVARKILNEKRPIWQIYDRFDGERYYDVSIPLFDHDKNYVGVVRLGFLSSIVDRKVEEAIAQIIINVLVTFLVIAILLNLFLRRSVIDPVKQLSGYAESIANGKFDSESTIRSKDEVGRLSYSLHEMGGILQKQIKELKKSGRELEQRIEVRTQELADINQDLKKSNDGLSEALEREKKLSDALRNSEERFRMLFEKSKAIMLTIDPGNGAILAANHAAEIYYGYYIEQLLKMNIGDINVLTDTEIAHEMDLAEREERNHFYFQHALASGEIRDVEVHSGPIDWGGKQVLYSIIHDITDRKKAEAELDRIAHYDSLTGLPNRLLKSDRLNQAIVRAKRRGSLVAVCYLDLDGFKPINDTYGHDTGDLVLVEVAQRLEHTVRGGDTVSRIGGDEFVIILTELESQDGCEFILQRVMQVIEEPIILQDVELVVSASIGYTLYPSDDSDADLLLRHADQAMYVAKERGKSCIHLFDPEQDRQVKAYRENYERLQEAILNGEFVLYYQPKVNMYNGQVIGMEALLRWMHPEQGMLAPGSFLHILTDTDLEIELGRWVIDRALKQLQVWQSKGMDLSVSVNIGPHHLQHSGFVHHVKEALINYDSVAANKLELEILETTSIEDLSRIIQPLLHCQEMGVQITLDDFGTGYSSLTYFHRLPVNTLKIDQSFVCDMLEDPQDLAIVESVVRLALAFHHPVIAEGVESIEHGAALLRLGCQLGQGYGIARPMPAESVANWIEQWHDDTDWQNLKKRLEIDSNTDIKTVIASHQQWLSQSIETITNTESHSNWIFSDSNSCSFGRWFHGAGYFKYGHLEQYGKLRKCHEHIHLLVEELNELSNSGQQERMLQKLDELNAMHDQFVNQLQKLLSKID
- a CDS encoding tRNA threonylcarbamoyladenosine dehydratase; amino-acid sequence: MDYDRRFSGILRLYGKRGFDFIRGSNIAVVGVGGVGSWAVEGLARSGIGNISLYDMDHVAESNINRQLSALESELGKAKVKVLAQRVEQINSECRVNAIEEFVEEKNLQQLIGNEFNYVIDCIDNYRTKAALVAYCKSKKIPIITVGAAGGQIDPLKIRKIDLSRSEQDPLLSKTRKLLRQNYNFSTNLKRRFGVPCVYSTEHQSAPVDLTCLDSDKGFQSDLNCAGYGSVMTVTATFGLVAVSHVLSYLAEK
- a CDS encoding class I SAM-dependent methyltransferase; translated protein: MQDSSKLDKLRKDIVFSTDLAGEHLIFHSTWGIFSPKEIDVGTQLLVNLLEIEPGDSCLDLGCGYGPIGLYMARRAYQGKTLLVDKDFMAVEYANANAVRNNLNNAKAVLSNAFDHIDPKAKFDVIASNIPAKVGKEMLSLILYDAYTRLNSGGKLYVVTINGLRQYMKRNLNDIFGDYKKLKQGKTYTVAMAQKFHK
- a CDS encoding DsbA family protein, whose translation is MSLKRQLYYIHDPMCSWCWAFRPTLHRLLNNLPSEISSRYLLGGLAPDSDLPMDVNLRRKIEGTWKTIQSKIPGTDFNYDFWRKNTPRRSTYPACRSVIAAREIDSSKEDEMIYAIQQAYYLNAMNPSDYHTLENLAMNIGINGSQFSKVFRSDVTANQLHKEIGQCRTMGVYSFPSLVLEIDGSYWPIPIDYNDANTILESIFDISS
- a CDS encoding methyl-accepting chemotaxis protein, which gives rise to MQVVSIFSSIKTKLWLGFGLVLSLFSISTAVTLISLNGVNSNVEKVVVDSQPTLLLAKDLTFHIEQATASLGFFMVTKEDYHLQNYTRAIKNCKDILQELRQATVRNPEIDFNQPLNSLRDDIGAFEATAKLLQQKTSSFEKNFPGIDYANQHINPINRTVMQLASQMILTEVDEYSSEERKQLLVDLSELRYSWSQVINGVRGYLAFRSDNNINNIDLYLTQAESLLQNLIKMEDLLTLDQLDSITGVAESIATFKEHYAKLLEIHGGDEWRSDAALVRNNLNVNLQSIQGNLSSLVSQLQSSINQTSSSLRDSTQFVFELVIALFILGLTLGIGISWFIAKSISEPIMNTASTMQNIADGDGNLMITLDQSGRDELAQLASSFNVFVSKIRELIKKTAHSTESVIESVAQTSDNTNQIIKGILNQEVQTEQVATAMSQMTACISNVAKNASIAEQSALTANKEAHSGCTIVRKTSVAVKELADEVKLAEDSILNVEQESLRIGGVLDVIKSIAEQTNLLALNAAIEAARAGEQGRGFAVVADEVRSLATRTHESTGEIENMIQSLQNGTQEAVSVMSAGREKVNINVQLTEDALRSLGTINQAVETISEMNTQIATAAEQQCTVAEEINKNLCSIKDSSKLNADEANATAATVNSLGNLASTLQSVIQQFKFSGDSGLDFSAAKSAHLAWKARLRSFLDGTSSLSHKEAVSHHDCVLGKWYYSDGLDQYGDIPEMRSIEKPHHELHELIKKIIEKKESGHMNEAEALYTKIAPLSSTIINLLEQVERSIDTGESAA